Part of the Nostoc sp. ATCC 53789 genome, TCGATTACTAATACTTTGTAGTTACATAATTTGAAAAACAGCTGCTTCCTGATGGATGCGGCTGTTTTTTTGTGTCAAAAGAAGAGGAAGAGGGTGAGTTACGACAACGCTTGTAAATATTTAGCTGAACAGTACCCTGCTGATTTTGTCCGTTGGTTTCTTGGGGTAGAGGTGCAATAAATTGAAGTATTAAAAACGGAACTTACGCTTGAACCAATTCGTGCAGATTCTGTGACATTTTTGCAAGCAGCTAACCAAATTTTGCACATTGAATTTCAAACTTTGGCGAAATCTAATCCGGCGCTTAATTTCCGAATGCTCGATTATTCTGTGAGGTTGAAGCGCCAATACCGTTGTCCTGTAGTGCAAGTGCTAATCTTTTTGCAGGAAACTACTAATGAAATGGCTTTTACTGAAGAATATCGGGACAACATGACGATTCACCAATATCAGATTGTTCGTCTTTGGGAGCAAGATTCAACACTATTTTTAGTTAATCCGGCGCTGTTACCTTTAGCAAGTTTAACGCGAACTGACTCGCCGCAAAGTTTGCTGGCACAAGTGGCTGAACAAGTCGCTACAATTCCAGATAGAGAGGAGCAACAAAATATTGCGGGTTGTGTAGAAATTCTGGCAGGTTTGCGGTTTGACAAGGATTTTGTTCGGCAATTTTTACGGGAGGATATTATGAGAGAGTCTGTAATTTATCAAGATATTGTTCAAAAGGAAGCGTTTAAATTGATTAGTCGTCAGCTTCAAAAGCGTTTTGGTGATAATATTGGTGGCTCATTAGTTGAGCAGGTTAGGAATTTATCTGCTGAACAGTTAGAGGATTTGGGAGAGGCATTGTTGGATTTTTCTGAAGTTGATAATTTAGTAGCTTGGTTAGGGACTTCCAGAAAATAAAATATACAGATAATAAAAATGATAATCATTGTTAGGGGGGTGGGAGAGGCTGCCGTTGGCAGCCTCTCCCACCCCAAGTTGTAGTAAATTGAATGATGATTCGATTTTGGGATGTTTGAGGTGTCAATACAATTAACAGATTCATTGAAAAAGTTATTGAAGGAAACCGCACATCAATTAAAGGGAGCAGCTAAACGTAGGTTCATTGCACAAACAGTTGTGGCATTAGGACACGGAGGAAAGTCTATAGCAGAGCGAGAGTTAGGATGGAACCGTGTAACTATTGGTAAAGGAATTAAAGAATTAAATAGTGGTATCACTTGTGTGGATAATTATCAAGGTAGAGGAAGAAAAAAAGCAGAAGAACACCTACCAACTCTTTTAGAAGATATCAAAAAACTAGTCGATTCTCAAAGTCAAATAGACCCGACTTTTAAAAGTCAAAGACTCTATACCCGACTGGGCGCATCTGTTGTAAGACATCAATTAATTGAAAAATTTGGTTATGCTGAAGAAGAATTACCAACTTCAGAAACAATTCGTGTCAAGTTAAATGATTTAGGGTATCGCCTCAAGAGGGTTGCCAAAATTCAACCTCAAAAAAAATTCCCGAAACTGATGCAATCTTTGAGCAATTAGCTATAGTTCACCAAGAAGCTTCAGATGACCCAACTATTTTACGTTTAAGCTTGGATGCGAAAGCTCGCGTAAATATCGGCTCCTTTGATCGTGGTGGTAGAAATCGAGTACCAACAGAAACTGATGACCACGACTTCAAACCAAAAACAACTGTAGCTCCTTATGGTATCTTTCTTCCAGACCTTGACGAGCTATTTTTGTATTTTACAGAATCCAAAGTAACTAGCGATTTTATCGTTGACATTTTAGGGGATTTTTGGAAATCAGAAAGCTGGCGATTTTCGGAAATAAAAACTTTACTTATTAATCAAGATAATGGAGGAGAAAATAGTTCTCGACGTACTCAGTTTATGAAACGTATAGTTGAATTTGCTCAATCATACAAATTAAATATACGTTTAGCTTATTACCCTCCCTATCACAGTAAATATAATCCAATTGAAAGAACTTGGGCTGTTTTGGAGAATCATTGGAATGGCAGTATTTTAGACGATGTGGAAACTGCATTAAATTTTGCTAAGACTATGACGTGGAATGGTAAAAGTCCAGTTGTTAAGTTAGTTACTCAGACTTACTCTAGCGGAGTCCGTCTAACTAAAAAAGCTATGCAAGAAATTGAAAATAAGATTGAACGTTTGACTAATTTTACCGAAGATAATTTACCAAATTTAGGTAAGTGGTTTATTGATATCTGTTGTGGAGTAACGTAATTTTCAAAAAGTTAAAAGCGCAAAAATAGTCGATAGCAATTCAGCTCACTGCATTTAAGAACTCTCTTTGTGCAGACATTTATCTTGCCTATTTATTGAGGGAGAAAGGGGTTGCCGTTGGCAACCCCTTTCTCCCCCTTAAAATGATTATCATTTTTATTGACTGTATATTTTATTCTCTGGAAGTCCCTTAGAGAAGCAGGAGAGAGACTAAAATTTTTACAGAAGGATATTATTAAATAGTCTGCAATTTATCAAGATATTTTGCAGCAATAAAACTAGGTTAATAAAATATAACCTGATGTCTACTAAATCAGCATTTTGAAGAAATTGACGCATCGATTTGGCAATCGGAATCAGTAAGTTGCTTGGTCACGAACTAAAACAAAAAGTACCTCTGTGCCATTGGCAAAACTGTCGCAGGTTCACAAATCAGCAACTCACCATCTGCCCTAACTTGATATGTTTCTGGATCTACTTCAATGTGTGGTAGTGCATCATTCAGCTTCATATCACGCTTGCTCAATTGGCGTGTTCCAGAAACTGCTACTGCTGCCTTTTGTAAACCTAGCTGGCTAGGAATTTCGTTCTCTAAAGCTGCTTGTGAAACAAAAGTTAATGATGTGGCATGACGCGCCCCGGCAAAACTACCAAACATTGGGCGCATATAAACTGGTTGCGGTGTGGGAATACTGGCATTAGCATCGCCCATTTGCGACCATGCAATCATTCCGCCTTTAATCACTATCTCTGGTTTCACGCCAAAAAACGCGGGATGCCACAAACATAAATCTGCTAATTTTCCCTCTTCCACTGAACCTACATATTGAGCAATTCCATGAGCGATCGCAGGGTTGATTGTATACTTAGAAACATATCTTTTTGCCCGAAAATTATCTGCTTTTTGCTCATCTCCCTGTGGGTTAAGAATTCCCCTCTGCACCTTCATTTTGTGAGATGTCTGCCAGGTGCGAATTATCACTTCGCCTACCCTTCCCATTGCCTGAGAGTCGGAGGAAATCATACTAAATGCGCCTAAGTCGTGCAAAATATCTTCGGCGGCAATGGTTTCTCGGCGGATGCGAGACTCAGCAAAAGCAACATCTTCAGCGATCGCAGGATCAAGATGATGACATACCATCAACATATCCAGATGTTCGTCTAAGGTGTTGAGGGTGTAAGGACGTGTGGGATTAGTGGAAGATGGCAGAACGTTGGCTTGACCGCAAACTTTGATGATATCTGGCGCGTGTCCGCCACCTGCGCCTTCAGTGTGGTAAGTGTGGATGACACGATTCTTAAAAGCTGCGATCGTATCTTCGACAAATCCGGCTTCATTCAGAGTATCAGTATGAATCGCTACTTGCACATCATATTCATCGGCAATACTGAGGCAGGTATCAATTGCTGCGGGTGTGGTTCCCCAGTCTTCATGAAGCTTTAACCCCATTGCACCGGCATTTACTTGTTCTACAAGTCCTTGGGGTTGACTGGCGTTACCTTTACCCAAAAATCCTAAGTTGACGGGAAAAGCATCAGCAGCTTGCAACATTCGGTAAATATTCCAAGGGCCGGGAGTGCAGGTAGTGGCGTTTGTACCTGTGGCGGGGCCAGTACCACCACCGATCATAGTGGTAATACCGGAAGCGATCGCAACTTCAATCTGTTGGGGGCAAATAAAATGAATATGGGCATCAATACCGCCAGCAGTGAGAATCATTCCTTCACCGGCTAAGGCTTCAGTTCCGGGGCCAATAATAATATCTACATTGTCTTGAATATAAGGATTTCCGGCTTTACCAATTTTGAAAATCTTGCCATCTTTAATGCCGATATCTGCTTTGACAATACCCCACCAATCGAGAATTAAGGCATTGGTAATTACTAAATCTACAGCACCATCGGCGTTAGAAATGGGGGATTGTCCCATTCCATCTCTGATGACTTTACCGCCGCCGAATTTAACTTCGTCGCCGTAGGTGGTGAAATCTTGTTCAACTTCAATAAATAATTCTGTATCTGCAAGTCGGATGCGATCGCCTACTGTTGGGCCGTAGGTTTCGGCGTAAGCGCGGCGATCCATTCTGTAACTCATAAGTGTTCCTCACAAACTGCGAATTTGGAATTTTTCAAACCTCATCTGGAAACCATTCCCTTCTGGTGAGGCACACATCACACCTACACTTACTGTTTCCGTTTGAGTCAAATAAGCGAGCCGCAGCATTGTATATTCAGTTCCATTCAAAGAGTATTCCACTTCTATTGCTGTGTCGCGTCGAGTTACACGCAGCCAAATTAAAGATGGATTTTGTGGCATTGGAATAACAGACCAATCTGAGTAATTGCGTGTCACAACTGCGCTAATTTGTTGCACGCCATCGACAAATTCAATACCACATTTCAACCAATTCAACTCATCTAAACGTATCATCAACCCAGCTTGATCGTATAAATCCTGATATTGTCCGCTGATTTTCACTTCAGCAATAAAGTCACCTTGAATTTTTTGATAAAAAAAGTGACCATTATCTCTAATGAAACCGTAGTGAGTTTCCCGCCAGAAATCTGTTTTTGCGCCGGAAGCGATAGTGATCGCTTCGTCTTTTACTTCCCAAACAGGCGGTTCATTGTACCATTCCATGTTCATAGCTACAGAGAACCGTTAATTTTGGCGTTGAAACCGTAGACTTGGCGAGTACCAACTAAGGAGACTAGAATTATTTCTTTTTCATCGCCTGGTTCAAAGCGGACTGCGGTTCCGGCGGGGATATCAAGGCGCATTCCTCGCGCTTGTTCTCTGTCAAAGTTTAAGGCGGCGTTAACTTCATAAAAGTGATAATGGGAACCTACTTGTATGGGGCGATCGCCTGTATTTGACACTTGTAATTTTATAGTTGGACGACCAACATTTAGTTCAATTTCACCTGCTGGTGTGATAATTTCCCCAGGAATCATATAAATTAAAATTTCTAAACTTTAACGAATTGGATTATGTACTGTCACTAACTTTGTGCCATCAGGAAAAGTAGCTTCAACTTGCACATCATGTACCATTTCTGATATCCCTTCCATGACATCATCCCGCGTTAATAGTGTTGTACCATAACTCATCAATTCAGCCACAGTTTGCCCATCTCTCGCTCCTTCTAAAATGGCAGCAGAAATATAAGCGATCGCTTCAGGATAATTCAGTTTTAAACCCCTTCCTTTCCGTCTTTCTGCTAATAAAGCAGCAGTAAAAATTAATAGCTTATCTTTTTCCTGCGGCGTAAGTTGCATTCTTATCTCCTCTGTGTTCTCTGCGCCTCTGCGGTTAGTTTAAACTTGCCACACTCTTGGTATGCAATTACCACGATTCAAAAAAGAAACTCGCAGCATCTGCCAAACATCAATAAACCAGTTTCTCACCTCAGAAGTAGAATAACCGCGATATCGGCACAATAATCCATGTTGTAATCGGCTAACACCCGCTTCTCCTTCCCCATTCCATAAACTTCGTGTTTTTTCGACAATTTCTCCTGAAACTTCACCACCAACCCAAACTAGACTACCTACTATTGGTTTTCCAGCCAAGCCGTGGGGACTGTGGAAAATGTCTTCGCTACCCCGTAACCATTGCCGATCAATCCATAAAGGAACGCCTTGCTGCCAAATTTCTGTGTGCGATCGCCATTCTCCAAGGTAAAATTTTTCTCCTCTAGCACTGCGACCAAACCGGGTAATTTCCCAGCCTAACCAACTGGCCCCGGTTGCTAATTCTACCCGTAAATCTTGCCGATAAATCGCGTCGTTAAATAAAATTGTCTCCTGTGGCAACCATTCTAAACAAGCACCAGCGTCAACTTGCATTTGGATGGTTTGTCTAGCTTGTAGCCCATTACTGCGATATATCTTGCTTGCAGCAGCTGTAGTAATTAAGGCTTGGGCTTGTGGTTGGAGGTGGATGTTAGAGGATAAGCGATCACCTCCCACCATTCCCCCAGCTGTATGTAAAATTACGCTATGACAAACTTTTTCCCCTTCTGGATAAAATGGGCGTTGTACCTTCAGGGGCGCTTGTTGGTGATTGTAAATTAACTGGGTTGCATCCTGGCGATCGGCATAGACTAAATTAAGTTTCCCATGCCAACCTTCTGCTATTTGTGAGTTACAGGTCATTTATAAAGTAAACATTAAGTTTCAGGTGGATTACATTTCATTAATTCACTCTGCCAGTGTTTTACCTGCAATTTATCATTATTTTTTCACGAACTGGAATAACGGATGATAATCTCAGACAAAGACACCAAGAAAAACTTTTGATATCTGGAAGAAAAGGGGTGCGTAGGCGTAGCCCGTCGTAGGCATCGCTGTAGTTCAGAAAAGCGAATAGTACTCCTATTTGATTTATGAACTGGTTTTTAAGGTAGTTAATAAATCAATACAGTTCAGTTAAAGCTATAAATCTTTGCCAAAGTCATTTTTTCTAACTTAGATGCAAAGCGTCTACTCTACGAGTTCTCCAACGGAGTATCGACGCGCATTCGAGAACGTAGAGCAGGACGCGAAGAGAAGAAAAAAATGCATAACCCAAGGGTATTAGCTAATAGACTCATCCGCGAATCATGAAAGCTTACCAGGAGAGAGTTACAAGGATTTGCACGGAAGGAGCGATCGCCATCTGGCTGTACGAGGAAATAAGGGTTTGAAGGCATTGAGAGAGAAAAAAATGGAATTAGAGCAAAAACGTAGAATCAGAATAAATGAATTTACAAATAGCAAATTAAGTACTAAGAGTAACAGAAAATAACCGATTAATTCTTAATCTTACCAGCCCACAAACAGCCAGAATTACCTGATTATATCGATGTCGAGCTAGACGGAATCTATCACTGGCTACTCGAAATATTTTTACCCGACATATCATGTGTTCAACAGCGATTCGGCGTGACGAAAGTTCTTTATTCTCTTGTTTTTGTAATTCCGAGATTTCTGTATTTTTTCGTTTCTTATGAGGGGTGGTAATGGCATCATCTCCTATATAAGCTTTATCGCCGAGAAACTGTTGCGTGTCAGTAAATTTATGGCGGGTTTCTCGAAATAAATTAATATCGCTTGTTTTCCCTAACATTCCGACACGGACATCGACAATATCTTCCCCTCCAGGTAGAACAATAAATTGATTTTTCAGAGTGTGCATTTTTTTCTTGCCAGAGTAGTATCGTTTTTGCTCTTGATAGTCTACAGGTCTTGCTGTAGGTTGTTCAGTGCTATCGACAATTAATTCGTATTCAGACAGCATTCGCTGTAATTCTTGATATTTTTGACTATCTGTTGATACTTCTTCTATTTGAGATGCTGGTAAAATATCTCGCAAAATATCTACCCAATAATTGAAGGCATCATTGGCTTTAGTTTTGGAAATGTTAAACAGCAACCCTAAAATCTCAAAAATTGGTTTTTGTCTCAGGTAAACTAGACATAAGCATATTCCTTCTTTGGCTGACATTTCTGGTTTACGCCCGCCTCCAGGAGCGATAATCCGAATTTTCTTTTTTTCAATTTCTGCCTGTTTTTCTATATGCCTTTGCTCTGCCAGGCCGACCAATGCTAAAAAATGGTCATAACTAATTCCAATTAGGCGTTTAGCTTCATGAGGATACGATTCAATTCTTGCCAAAGGACTTGTCATATTCTTTCCACATAATTGCTACTCCAACTTTTTATTATCTCATGCTATTTATATTAAGGATAAGTCTAATAGGTAACTGAATTACCAATTACGAATTATTTAAGAAACACCAGTCCACTATATAAATGAAAAGCTGAATCCCAATTAGTCTGTTCCCTGCGAAACAAATGAATATGTGACTTGATATGACCTAACATTTCTGTTTGGTCTAATGTTGTATCTGCAAATGATGTGAAATCTGACCAAATTTTAACTTGAGGTAGTTGCTGATCAATCCAACTTGATAAACTATTCCAATTAATTCTGATTGTATTTTGGCTAGCTTGGGGAATGATTTTTAAACCTTGCTGGAATTCATAGCCGTTATCATAGAATCGGAGAATGCAACGTCTACCAGGTAAGTGTAAATCACAAAACTGAGCATAGTCTTGTGTTTGAGTTTTCCATTCCAGTTTACGGCGGGCATCAACATCTACAACTTGTTCAAAAATGGGCAATAGTCCCACTACTCTGGCTGTGACTTCTGACCAGTCAAAGGTGAGAGAACCGAGTTGATTTGTGTCATTACAGCAAACAACAGTAGCTTGTGGGGTAGATTCTTGAAAATGTTTGACTTGATAAACTTGAATTTGCTGAATTTGAGCTAGTGATGCCCAAAAGCAAGGAATACCAGCCTGCTGTAACTGTTTGCCGTAAAATTTTAGTTCTCCCACTTGTCCAGTACGGTACAACCTCCAGCCACGACTTGGCATTAATAGCCGTGCGGTATAGGGATCTAGTTGCATTATCTGGGCAAATTTTCGAGATGCGTCCGTTTTCATCTCGTTACTGAGTGGCTCTAAAACTAGTACGCCAAGTTCAGTGTTATTAGGTTCAGATTTTGCTTGGGAAATGGCTCTTTGTCTTTGTTCAATCTCGATTTCTTGCAGTCGTTGCAAACCTTGACGTGCTAGCGACACTATTTTGGTATTTGTCGTATCTTGCAGCAGTTGCCGATAAACTTTTTCCGCATCCTGATACTTTGTGGATACTTCATGCAACCGACCAAGATAAAATTGCACCCAAGGATTGTCTGGTGATTCTATTAGCAGCTGTTTGAGTAATTTGGCAGCTGTTTGATAGTCTTTATGGTCAAAGGCGATCGCAACTTGCTCAATCATCACTTACTTTAAATACAGGATGGAGTGATGTCTCGCGCAAAATCACTTTTGCGTGAGCTATAAATCATTTATACTTCACAACTTGCGGTAATTAAGGATAATGCTACTACTGGGGCTGTAACTGCTCTCAGAATGCGGCGACCAAGGGAAACAGGTTGAAATCCAGATGCGATCGCATTCTCAATTTCTTGTGTTGTCCATCCTCCCTCTGGGCCAGTAGCAATGACAATTGTTTCTTGTCCTTTGTCATTTGTCATTTGTCCTTTGTGCTGTAAGCAATGTTTTAAATGGGGAAACTCACCACGCGCTTCACAGATATATTGCTGACTGTTGGCAAATGACAAATGACCAATGACTAATGACAAACCCGTATTAAAAGCAACAGGCTCTAAAATTGTTGGCACAAAAGAGCGCTCTGATTGTTCGGCGGCTTCGGCTGCGATGCGCCGCCAGCGTTCGAGCTTTTGAGGACTAGGATCAAGCAAAGTGCGATCGCTCAATACTGGTGCAATACAAGTTACTCCCAACTCTGTACAACACCGCACCACTTCATCAAATCCATTGCCTTTGGGTAACGCCACCATCAAGGTAATTGATACAGGTAATTCAGTTTCCACCAAAAGCGCTTCTAAAACCTGTGCTTGCTCCCCTGCTAGCTGCGCTAACCACCATTTCCCTTTACCATCCATTGCAATAAAGCGATCGCCTTCACGCAAGCGCAATACACGCCCCAAATAATGTTGTTGTTCTTTGGTGAGTAAAATTTGCCCTTGTTGAAATTGGGAGGGTGCGATCGCAATTCTTTGCAGTTGAGACATTTTTCTTAATGAATTATTGCCCTGCTGTAGATATCTGTTGTCTAACCCAGGTACGGAAAGCACGAGTTGCTGCTATTTGTCCAACTTTCTTGCTTTCTTGGATAAATCGGGGAATCTCTGTTAATCGCACAGGTGCAAAAGTTGGACTGCGATCGCTTTGCGAGTATTGTCCATTTTTAAGGGTGTAGATCCTCAAGACATTTCCGTTATACCGCCAGAATTCTGGGACTTCCATTGAAGCATAAAGGCTTAACTTGTCTATCTTGGATCTGGAATATTCTACTTCCAGTACTATGTCTGGTGGTGGGTCTGTATTCAGGTCAATATTTTCTTTGTTGCGGACTAACAATTCATTTTGGATGTAGTAACTACTGTCCGGCTCGCCTCCTTGCTCCAAATCATCCCGCGTCATAGTCAACGAGCCAGCGCTTTTAACTTCTAAACCAAATTCTTCACACAGCACAAGAACAAAACCTTCAATGAGACGGTTTGAATTCTCGTGCGGCATTAGCGGAGTCATGATTTCTACTATTCCGTTGTCATAAGCTAGCCTTTTATTTCGCTCAGATCCCATATCTGCCAGCATAGCTTTAAATGTCTGCCAGCTTATGTTTTGCAGCACATCCCTAGTTTCTGCGAATTTTGCTGTTGTTACCATATTTCAGTTTTCCTGTGGATGTGTTACCTAACTGTATTAGGACTTAGGGACTTCTAAGAAATAAATTATCCAAATAAACGAACCACAGAGACACAGAGAACACAGAGAGAGGAAAAATATAGAGAGTTTTGGAACATTTTTTTATAGGACTTACGCAAAATATCTCTCAAACTCTGATTTCTCCGTGCCCTCTGTGCCTCTGCGGTTCGTTATTCCGTAACTCATGCGTAAGTCCTATTTTATTTGGAACTTCCTCACACCAGAAAGACACAGATGGATTTATCTGTGTCTCTCTTTGATTTCATTATCTTAAACTTTTCAGCTTACGAAAGATTCTGGAAGTAAACCTCTAGCGCTTCAGTCACTAACTGAGTCATCGGCTTACCTTGGCTTTCTGCTACTTCCTTTAACTTGCCATAAACTTCTTCTTTTAAATTTACCCGATGGCGCGATTTGTTTGCACCATTGGCTGTTTGGGGATCGTAGCTAGCAGCAAATTCGCGGATGGCATCAAAACCAACGCGATCGCAAAAATCACCAAAGCTTTCCTTTGATTTCCGAGATTTCTTAAAGTAAACAAAAATCGGCTCTAAGAAACTTTCTAAATCATTATGATGCAGCTTTTCTGTGTAAGGTTGCGCCAATCGAGTCTGATTTGGCGAACCCCCTAACCATAACTGGTAAGATTCTGGAGCGCTACCAACAAAGGCCAATTCTGCCAAGTAGGGACGAGCGCAACCGTTAGGGCATCCTGTCATTCTTACCACAAAATGTTCTTTTTGTAAACCTAATTTATCCAATAGAGCGCGAATCTGCTCCAAAATCCCCGGTATTGCCCGTTCTGATTCCGTGATTGCCAAACCACAAGTGGGTAAAGCCGGACAAGCCATTGCATACCGCACTAAAGGTTCGATTTTACTGGGTTCATCTCCAACACCGTGACGGCTGAGAATGTCTTGAATAGCTTCCTTGCTATCTGGTTCGATATCGTAAAAAATCACGTTTTGGTTCGATGTCAGGCGGATGGGTAAGTTGAACTGTTCGACAATTTCCCGCAAGGCGGTTTTCAGTTGAAACGAACCTTCATCCTTGACTCGACCATTTTCAATGGAAATTCCCAAGAATAGCTTGCCATCACCTTGTTCATTCCAGCCGAGGAAGTCGTGGAATTTAAACTCTGGTAGTGGTTTGAAGGCTTCGATTGATTTACCGAAATATTCTTCAACTTGGGCACGGAATTTATCTAAACCCCAATCGTTGATTAGATATTTTAATCTGGCGTGACGACGGTCGGTGCGATCGCCATAATCTCTCTGAGTAGCAACAATCGCTTTTACAATGTCGTAGACATCATCTTTCGCCACATAACCGATGGGGTCTGCTAACCTAGCGAAAGTTTCTTCTTTACCGTGTGTTCTGCCTAAGCCACCACCAGCAAAAATATTAAATCCTTCTAATTGCTTCTTATTATTGGTAATTACTACCAAAGTCAGGTCTTGGGAATACAAATCTACCGAATTATCCCCTGGCACCGTCACGCAAATTTTGAACTTGCGGGGCATATAATGCGTGCCATAAATCGGTTCTTCGTTGTCATGGATAATTGTGCCATTCCCGTTGCTTTGTCGCGCTGCTTTCACCTCTGGGTCTTCTTCAGCACTAATTGCCTTTTCACCATCTAGCCAAATTTCATAATAAGCACCCGTCTGTGCTGACAACAAATCAGCAATATTCTGGGCATATTCCCAAGCATACTGATACTCTGGGCGATTTTTAAAGGGGGCTGGTGGTGCCATGACGTTGCGGTTGATGTCACCGCAAGCTCCCAAAGTTGAACCCAGATTCTTGACAATGGTGGCGATCGCTGATTTCAGATTCTTCTTTAAAATACCGTGCAGTTGGAAACCTTGACGGGTAGTTGCTCGTAACGTGTGGTTGCCATACTCATCGGCTATTTTATCTAAAGCCAGATACAGCTGCGGCGGTACTAAACCACCAGGATTTTTTGTCCGCAGCATAAACTGGTAATCTTTTTCCTGTCCCTTAGTGCGGTTGTCGCGGTTATCCTGCTGATAAGAACCGTGAAACTTCAAAAGCTGCACCGCATTTTCAGTAAAATGGGTAGTATCTTGAAGAATTTCAGTTGCGACAGGTTCACGCAAAAAATTACTATTTTCCTTGATTCCTTCTACTTTGGAAGGCTTACGGCTAGCGATTGGGGAAGGAGCAGATTTAACCATTAGACTTGTATAGTATTCTCAATAAAGCATTACGTAGACACCGAATCAGCACCCTTCGGCTACTTGATCCCCGGTAATCCGGCCGGAATAATGAGGAATGATTTAATTTTACCACGGCAAAAGCCGGCTTTGTCAGTGATGTAACACTTAACAAAACCAGCTTTTGCGAGTAGTGAGTTTTGTTAGCGGTAGCGGGGCGTTTAGCCCGTGCTAAGTCCTGAGTACTTAAGTAAAGTATAGAGTGACCGAGGACTCAATAATTTTTTATTTGAAGCGATAGCCAAGACCGCCATTGATGGTAACAGCAGAAGCATCGCTATTTTGGTAGGCACCAAGTCCGACTTTAGCGTTAGTGTAGACAAGGAAATTGTTAGCAACTTCCGATTCAACACCAGCACCTAGCACTACTGAATCTCTGTTACCTATAGGAGTTGGTGAGCCATCTTTTTCTACAAAAGAATAACCGCCAGTTAAATAAGCGTTAGTTTTATTAGCGATAGGCACATCCACAGAAAGTTCTGGGATGATAGCACTTGTCTTATCACTCCAGAGAACATTACCACGTACAGAAAATGGCGTAGTTCCTAATTTCAGGCGACCTGTAACATTACCACCAAATGTGGCAGCATCATTGATACCTTCTCCGCCGCTAGTAACGCCAGCTGCAACACCAGCACCAACATAACTAGCATCAGTACCCTTTTTGGTTTCAGCAGAAGCTTGACCAGATGATAGAAAAAGAG contains:
- a CDS encoding 16S rRNA (uracil(1498)-N(3))-methyltransferase, with product MSQLQRIAIAPSQFQQGQILLTKEQQHYLGRVLRLREGDRFIAMDGKGKWWLAQLAGEQAQVLEALLVETELPVSITLMVALPKGNGFDEVVRCCTELGVTCIAPVLSDRTLLDPSPQKLERWRRIAAEAAEQSERSFVPTILEPVAFNTGLSLVIGHLSFANSQQYICEARGEFPHLKHCLQHKGQMTNDKGQETIVIATGPEGGWTTQEIENAIASGFQPVSLGRRILRAVTAPVVALSLITASCEV
- a CDS encoding outer membrane beta-barrel protein, with protein sequence MKRLLKSFVTFSALSSLIVAPLFLSSGQASAETKKGTDASYVGAGVAAGVTSGGEGINDAATFGGNVTGRLKLGTTPFSVRGNVLWSDKTSAIIPELSVDVPIANKTNAYLTGGYSFVEKDGSPTPIGNRDSVVLGAGVESEVANNFLVYTNAKVGLGAYQNSDASAVTINGGLGYRFK
- a CDS encoding Uma2 family endonuclease, with the protein product MVTTAKFAETRDVLQNISWQTFKAMLADMGSERNKRLAYDNGIVEIMTPLMPHENSNRLIEGFVLVLCEEFGLEVKSAGSLTMTRDDLEQGGEPDSSYYIQNELLVRNKENIDLNTDPPPDIVLEVEYSRSKIDKLSLYASMEVPEFWRYNGNVLRIYTLKNGQYSQSDRSPTFAPVRLTEIPRFIQESKKVGQIAATRAFRTWVRQQISTAGQ
- the sir gene encoding sulfite reductase, ferredoxin dependent, whose translation is MVKSAPSPIASRKPSKVEGIKENSNFLREPVATEILQDTTHFTENAVQLLKFHGSYQQDNRDNRTKGQEKDYQFMLRTKNPGGLVPPQLYLALDKIADEYGNHTLRATTRQGFQLHGILKKNLKSAIATIVKNLGSTLGACGDINRNVMAPPAPFKNRPEYQYAWEYAQNIADLLSAQTGAYYEIWLDGEKAISAEEDPEVKAARQSNGNGTIIHDNEEPIYGTHYMPRKFKICVTVPGDNSVDLYSQDLTLVVITNNKKQLEGFNIFAGGGLGRTHGKEETFARLADPIGYVAKDDVYDIVKAIVATQRDYGDRTDRRHARLKYLINDWGLDKFRAQVEEYFGKSIEAFKPLPEFKFHDFLGWNEQGDGKLFLGISIENGRVKDEGSFQLKTALREIVEQFNLPIRLTSNQNVIFYDIEPDSKEAIQDILSRHGVGDEPSKIEPLVRYAMACPALPTCGLAITESERAIPGILEQIRALLDKLGLQKEHFVVRMTGCPNGCARPYLAELAFVGSAPESYQLWLGGSPNQTRLAQPYTEKLHHNDLESFLEPIFVYFKKSRKSKESFGDFCDRVGFDAIREFAASYDPQTANGANKSRHRVNLKEEVYGKLKEVAESQGKPMTQLVTEALEVYFQNLS